A portion of the Candidatus Methylomirabilis sp. genome contains these proteins:
- a CDS encoding glutamate-5-semialdehyde dehydrogenase — translation MSLVLEVARAAKEAAAALATLPTGVKNAALLGMAAAVRRAEGTLLGVNAAEVARARAAGQPAAFLDRLTLTAGRVRAMADGLEAVAALPDPVGEITGMWRRPNGLLVGRMRVPLGVIGVIYESRPNVTADVAGLCLKAGNAVVLRGGSEALQTNGALAALLGEAAAAAGVPKGAVGFIASPDRAAVAEMARLPRYIDCLIPRGGEDLIRAVKDQATVPVMAHEKGLCHTYVDRAAALAMAAEVAFNAKVERPGVCNAMETLLVHEAVAPAFLPPLVARLQAAGVEVRGCPRTLALVPGVAPASEADWDTEYLDLILAVRVVASYEEAAAHIRRHGSGLAEAIVTADHATAMRFLREVDAGAVFVNASTRFTDGAEFGLGAEMGISTQKLHARGPVGLQELTCTKFIVLGEGQVRQSAR, via the coding sequence GTGAGCCTGGTTCTCGAGGTGGCGCGGGCTGCCAAGGAGGCGGCCGCGGCCCTGGCGACCCTCCCCACCGGGGTGAAGAACGCGGCGCTCCTCGGCATGGCGGCCGCGGTGCGCCGGGCGGAGGGGACGCTCCTCGGGGTGAACGCCGCCGAGGTGGCGCGCGCGCGAGCCGCCGGCCAGCCGGCCGCCTTCCTGGACCGCCTGACCCTGACGGCGGGCCGGGTCCGGGCGATGGCGGACGGCCTGGAGGCGGTGGCCGCCCTCCCGGACCCGGTGGGGGAGATCACCGGCATGTGGCGGCGGCCGAACGGCCTCTTGGTGGGGCGGATGCGGGTCCCCCTCGGGGTCATCGGCGTGATCTACGAGTCGCGGCCCAACGTGACGGCGGACGTGGCCGGCCTGTGCCTCAAGGCCGGCAACGCCGTCGTCCTGCGGGGCGGGTCGGAGGCCCTCCAGACGAACGGGGCGTTAGCCGCCCTCCTGGGGGAGGCGGCGGCGGCCGCGGGGGTGCCCAAGGGGGCCGTGGGGTTCATCGCTTCCCCCGACCGGGCCGCGGTGGCCGAGATGGCGCGGCTCCCCCGCTACATCGACTGCCTCATCCCGCGGGGCGGGGAGGACCTCATCCGGGCGGTGAAAGACCAGGCGACCGTGCCGGTGATGGCCCACGAGAAAGGGCTCTGCCACACCTATGTGGATCGGGCGGCGGCGTTGGCCATGGCGGCGGAGGTGGCCTTCAACGCCAAGGTGGAGCGCCCGGGGGTCTGCAACGCGATGGAGACCCTCCTGGTGCACGAGGCGGTGGCGCCCGCCTTCCTCCCGCCGCTCGTGGCGCGCCTGCAGGCGGCGGGGGTCGAGGTGCGAGGCTGCCCCCGCACGCTCGCCCTGGTGCCCGGGGTGGCTCCGGCCAGCGAGGCCGACTGGGACACCGAGTACCTGGACCTGATCCTGGCGGTCCGCGTCGTGGCCTCCTACGAGGAGGCGGCGGCCCACATCCGCCGGCACGGCTCCGGGCTGGCGGAGGCGATCGTGACCGCCGACCACGCCACGGCCATGCGATTCCTCCGGGAGGTGGACGCCGGGGCCGTGTTCGTGAACGCCTCGACCCGCTTCACGGATGGGGCCGAGTTCGGGCTGGGGGCCGAGATGGGGATCAGCACCCAGAAGCTCCATGCCCGAGGGCCCGTGGGGCTGCAGGAGCTGACCTGCACCAAGTTCATCGTCCTGGGCGAGGGCCAGGTCCGCCAGTCCGCGAGGTGA
- the nadD gene encoding nicotinate-nucleotide adenylyltransferase, with protein sequence MRIGVMGGTFDPIHLGHLRAAEEISLAFGLDWIIFVPAARPPHKDAGDVAAPIHRYEMVSLATVFTPYFTVSPIELNRPGTSYSVDTVRELLRLYGKETQLYFIMGVDAFLELSDWKEARELLRLAQVIVTARPGWRLDEVERTLTPAQQAALGHPTFKYLRISEVGPELARNAPVPALVLLVELVSLDISSREIRQLVEEGRSVRFLVPDTVAAYMQKNRLYQKRPTPPGGGRKEDTPHRG encoded by the coding sequence ATGCGCATCGGCGTGATGGGCGGGACCTTCGACCCGATCCACCTGGGGCACCTGCGCGCGGCGGAGGAGATCTCCCTGGCCTTCGGGCTGGACTGGATCATCTTTGTCCCGGCCGCCCGGCCGCCCCACAAGGACGCCGGAGACGTGGCGGCCCCCATCCACCGCTACGAGATGGTCTCCCTGGCCACCGTGTTCACCCCGTACTTTACCGTCTCTCCGATCGAGCTCAACCGGCCGGGGACCTCCTACTCGGTGGACACGGTGCGGGAACTCCTGCGGTTGTATGGGAAGGAGACCCAGCTCTACTTCATCATGGGGGTGGACGCCTTCCTGGAGCTGAGCGACTGGAAGGAGGCCCGGGAGCTGCTGCGCTTGGCCCAGGTCATCGTCACCGCGCGGCCGGGGTGGCGCCTGGATGAGGTGGAGCGGACGCTGACGCCCGCCCAGCAGGCGGCCCTGGGCCACCCCACCTTCAAGTACCTCCGCATCTCGGAGGTGGGGCCCGAGCTCGCCCGCAATGCGCCCGTCCCGGCCCTGGTGCTGCTGGTCGAGCTGGTCTCCCTGGACATCTCCTCCCGGGAGATCCGGCAGCTGGTGGAGGAGGGGCGGAGCGTCCGGTTCCTGGTCCCCGACACGGTGGCGGCCTACATGCAGAAGAACCGCTTGTATCAGAAGCGACCCACCCCCCCGGGCGGCGGGCGAAAGGAGGATACCCCCCATCGAGGCTGA
- the rsfS gene encoding ribosome silencing factor codes for MRLAAEAAAEVKPDSVVRLDLRGLCSFTDFFLIVSAGSHKQVQAIADKIAERLRSASARPLHIEGYAEARWILLDYNECIIHIFEETTRQYYDLERLWGDAPRSVLVVPDRGRTDRWGVDG; via the coding sequence GTGCGGCTGGCCGCCGAGGCCGCCGCCGAGGTGAAGCCGGACTCGGTGGTGCGTCTGGACCTGCGCGGCCTCTGCTCCTTCACGGACTTTTTCCTCATCGTGAGCGCGGGGAGCCACAAGCAGGTCCAGGCCATCGCCGACAAGATCGCGGAGCGGCTGCGCAGTGCCTCGGCGCGACCGCTGCACATCGAGGGATACGCGGAAGCGCGGTGGATTTTGCTTGACTACAATGAGTGCATCATCCATATTTTCGAGGAAACTACGCGCCAATACTACGATCTCGAGAGGCTGTGGGGCGACGCGCCGCGAAGCGTGCTCGTCGTCCCGGACCGGGGTCGGACGGACCGATGGGGGGTGGACGGGTAG
- a CDS encoding sigma 54-interacting transcriptional regulator: protein MGGGRVGFEAIVAEAPEMRAALRLAAQVAPSDATVLILGESGTGKELIARAIHEESKRREGPFVKVDCTALPEGLLESELFGHEKGAFTDAVAEKPGRFELAHGGTLFLDEVAELPQSLQAKLLRVLQERAFERVGGNRTISVDVRILAATNRDLAKALKASQFREDLYYRLNVVPVVVPPLRRRPEDILPLAAHFLQHFGARYGKAVPGLSPEAATLLRRHPWPGNVRELEHVIERAVILWERGPIRPEELTVDLMAVASDGVPDQELLTLEELEREYIRRVLRRVRGHKSRAARILGINRKTLLEKRKRYGLE, encoded by the coding sequence ATGGGGGGTGGACGGGTAGGCTTTGAGGCCATCGTCGCCGAGGCCCCGGAGATGCGGGCCGCCTTGCGGCTGGCGGCTCAGGTGGCGCCCAGTGACGCCACCGTTTTAATTCTGGGGGAGAGTGGGACCGGCAAGGAGCTGATCGCGCGCGCGATCCACGAGGAGAGCAAGCGGCGCGAGGGGCCCTTCGTCAAGGTCGACTGCACGGCCCTTCCGGAGGGCCTGCTGGAGAGCGAGCTCTTCGGGCACGAGAAGGGCGCGTTCACCGACGCCGTCGCCGAGAAGCCGGGGCGGTTCGAGTTGGCCCACGGCGGGACCCTGTTCCTGGACGAGGTGGCGGAGCTGCCGCAGAGCCTGCAGGCGAAGCTGCTGCGGGTCCTCCAGGAGCGGGCCTTCGAGCGGGTGGGCGGGAACCGGACCATCTCGGTGGACGTGCGGATCCTGGCGGCCACCAATCGGGACCTGGCGAAGGCGCTGAAGGCCAGCCAGTTCCGCGAGGATCTCTACTACCGGTTGAACGTGGTCCCGGTGGTGGTCCCGCCCCTCCGGAGGCGCCCCGAGGACATCCTCCCGCTCGCCGCCCACTTCCTCCAGCACTTCGGGGCCCGGTACGGCAAGGCCGTGCCGGGGTTGAGCCCAGAGGCCGCGACGCTGCTCCGGCGCCACCCCTGGCCGGGGAACGTGCGGGAGCTGGAGCACGTGATCGAGCGGGCGGTCATCCTCTGGGAGCGGGGACCGATCAGGCCGGAGGAGCTGACGGTGGATCTGATGGCGGTGGCCAGCGACGGCGTGCCCGACCAGGAGCTCCTGACCCTGGAGGAGCTGGAGCGGGAGTACATCCGCCGGGTGCTGCGCCGGGTCCGGGGGCACAAGAGCCGTGCCGCCCGCATCCTCGGGATCAACCGCAAGACCCTGCTGGAGAAGCGCAAGCGCTACGGGCTTGAGTAG
- a CDS encoding TraR/DksA family transcriptional regulator, whose amino-acid sequence MKATKLKELQRRLEEKRKELLSGVRTRSATSLQAGDDGIQDIADQATSAYTKEFLLSLGDAERRLLRQVDAALGKMRQNTYGLCEKCEAEISEKRLEALPFATYCIACQEEEEESR is encoded by the coding sequence GTGAAGGCGACGAAGCTGAAAGAGCTGCAGCGGCGGCTCGAGGAGAAACGCAAGGAGCTGTTGAGCGGTGTCCGGACCCGCAGTGCCACCAGCCTCCAGGCGGGGGACGACGGGATCCAGGACATCGCCGACCAGGCAACCTCCGCCTACACGAAGGAATTCCTCCTCTCCCTGGGGGACGCGGAACGCCGTCTCCTCAGGCAGGTGGACGCGGCCCTGGGCAAGATGCGGCAGAACACCTACGGGCTCTGCGAGAAGTGCGAGGCGGAGATCAGCGAGAAGCGCCTGGAGGCCCTCCCCTTCGCCACCTACTGCATCGCCTGCCAGGAGGAGGAGGAAGAGAGCCGCTAA
- a CDS encoding ComF family protein yields the protein MRQKPPAPHPAPDSAGASFPGVIAVTVRDLWEACLRLLFPVPCLLCAGPLGAGAAAQVCGPCWASLPRLPENGCATCGRPLGGAGGVPDAPGDSPLRCGACQRRQPPYELARAVLPYRDAGPVRALLLALKHGRRRALAVPLARLMHAAAAGRLDLTAFDALVPVPLHWRRRRERGFNQAAALAEGLGRAAGRPVLRRGLVRARPTPPQSGDRMARRRNVRGAFAVRGTPRGIRAKRLLLIDDVFTTGATAEECARVLRRAGAAAVGVYTLARVA from the coding sequence GTGCGGCAAAAGCCGCCCGCGCCCCACCCGGCCCCGGACTCTGCCGGGGCCTCCTTCCCCGGGGTGATCGCCGTGACCGTCCGCGACCTGTGGGAGGCCTGTCTCCGCCTGCTCTTCCCGGTGCCGTGCCTCCTCTGCGCCGGGCCGCTCGGGGCGGGCGCCGCCGCCCAGGTCTGCGGTCCCTGCTGGGCCAGCCTCCCGCGCCTGCCGGAGAACGGGTGCGCCACCTGCGGGCGGCCGCTCGGGGGTGCCGGGGGCGTCCCGGACGCCCCGGGGGATTCGCCGCTGCGGTGCGGGGCTTGCCAGCGGCGGCAGCCCCCGTACGAACTGGCCCGGGCCGTCCTCCCCTACCGCGACGCGGGTCCGGTCCGAGCGCTCCTGCTGGCCCTCAAGCACGGCCGCCGGCGGGCGCTCGCGGTCCCGCTGGCCCGCCTCATGCACGCGGCGGCAGCCGGACGGCTCGACCTGACGGCCTTCGACGCCCTCGTGCCGGTCCCGCTGCACTGGCGGCGTCGCCGGGAGCGCGGGTTCAACCAGGCGGCCGCGCTGGCCGAGGGCCTGGGCCGGGCGGCGGGTCGCCCCGTCCTGCGCCGCGGCCTGGTCCGAGCCCGGCCGACCCCGCCCCAGAGCGGCGATCGCATGGCCCGCCGGCGCAATGTCCGGGGCGCCTTCGCCGTCCGGGGCACTCCCCGCGGGATCCGGGCGAAGCGCCTGCTCCTCATCGACGACGTCTTCACCACCGGGGCCACCGCCGAGGAGTGTGCCCGGGTGCTCCGCCGGGCCGGCGCCGCCGCGGTGGGGGTGTACACCCTGGCCCGTGTGGCCTGA